The following coding sequences lie in one Alosa alosa isolate M-15738 ecotype Scorff River chromosome 21, AALO_Geno_1.1, whole genome shotgun sequence genomic window:
- the LOC125286035 gene encoding potassium voltage-gated channel subfamily C member 1-like produces MGQGDEKDRVVINVGGIRHQTYRSTLRTLPGTRLAWLAEPDAHSHFDYDAQIDEFFFDRHPGVFAHILNYYRTGKLHCPADVCGPLYEEELAFWGIDETDVEPCCWMTYRQHREAEEALDSFGGVPADMGNEDGDGDMADTMEGEDELEMTKRLALGESLDAKSGLCQRWQRRMWALFEDPYSSKYARVS; encoded by the coding sequence ATGGGCCAGGGCGACGAGAAAGACCGTGTTGTGATTAACGTGGGAGGGATCCGACACCAGACCTACCGCAGCACTCTGCGCACTCTCCCGGGCACGCGTTTAGCCTGGCTCGCCGAACCAGACGCGCACAGCCACTTTGACTATGACGCCCAAATCGACGAGTTCTTCTTCGACCGCCACCCGGGCGTCTTTGCCCACATCCTTAACTACTACAGGACTGGCAAACTGCACTGTCCGGCGGATGTCTGCGGCCCGCTCTACGAGGAGGAGCTGGCTTTCTGGGGGATTGACGAAACGGACGTTGAGCCGTGCTGCTGGATGACTTACCGCCAGCACCGGGAGGCCGAGGAAGCACTAGACAGCTTCGGTGGAGTGCCCGCCGATATGGGCAACGAGGACGGGGATGGGGACATGGCCGATACGATGGAAGGGGAGGATGAATTGGAGATGACTAAAAGGCTAGCCCTTGGTGAGTCCCTCGATGCCAAGTCCGGACTTTGCCAGCGGTGGCAGCGGAGAATGTGGGCGCTCTTTGAAGACCCTTACTCTTCCAAATATGCAAGGGTGAGTTGA